The Terriglobia bacterium genome has a window encoding:
- a CDS encoding heme-binding protein — protein sequence MKSVLKSLLVLALVLALVLPVATALAQTPAGAPATNFYAIPYGPPVTLEAAKKAAAAAVAEAVKNHWFMAVAIVDPSGNLVYYEKMDNTQLGSAKVAINKARSAALYKRPTKLLQDALAGGGAGLRVLALEGAVPLEGGLPLMVDGKIVGAIGLSGDLSEHDGQCAKAGLDALAAAH from the coding sequence ATGAAGTCCGTGCTGAAATCCCTGCTGGTGCTGGCGCTGGTGCTGGCGCTGGTGCTGCCGGTGGCGACCGCGCTGGCGCAGACGCCGGCCGGCGCGCCGGCCACCAATTTTTACGCCATCCCCTACGGTCCGCCGGTCACGCTGGAGGCGGCCAAAAAGGCGGCGGCCGCGGCCGTCGCCGAGGCCGTGAAGAACCACTGGTTCATGGCGGTCGCCATCGTGGACCCGAGCGGCAACCTGGTTTACTACGAGAAGATGGACAACACCCAGCTGGGCAGCGCCAAGGTGGCCATCAATAAGGCGCGCTCGGCGGCGCTCTACAAGCGTCCTACCAAGCTGCTCCAGGACGCGCTGGCGGGCGGCGGCGCCGGTCTGCGCGTGCTCGCTCTGGAAGGCGCGGTGCCGCTCGAGGGGGGCCTGCCCCTGATGGTGGACGGCAAGATCGTGGGCGCGATCGGACTCTCCGGTGACCTCAGCGAACACGACGGCCAGTGTGCCAAGGCGGGCCTGGACGCGCTCGCTGCCGCACACTAG
- a CDS encoding prohibitin family protein, whose protein sequence is MAALLWTSIAYVPAGHVGVLTLFGRVTGEVLPEGTHMVNPFKGNNTMSVRTQEIKETASVPSNEGLIITLDTSLLFRLNPAQASEVYRSLGPRYPEIVVEPNLRSAIREATASHSANALYSSDRERVAQQITEQLGRELNKRGVIVENILLRDIQLPAALKTSIETKQQAEQESLAMSFRLQKEKQEAERKRIEAAGIRDFQQIVAQGISPQLLEWKGIEATETLAKSSNAKIIVIGNPKNGLPLILGHQ, encoded by the coding sequence ATGGCAGCGCTGCTGTGGACGTCCATCGCTTACGTTCCCGCTGGTCACGTGGGTGTGCTGACGCTGTTCGGCCGGGTAACCGGCGAGGTGTTGCCGGAAGGCACGCACATGGTGAATCCTTTCAAAGGGAACAACACCATGTCGGTTCGCACGCAGGAGATCAAGGAGACCGCCAGCGTCCCCTCCAACGAAGGCCTCATCATTACACTGGACACCTCGCTGCTGTTCCGCCTGAATCCCGCGCAAGCTTCTGAAGTGTACCGTTCCCTTGGCCCGCGATACCCTGAGATAGTGGTCGAGCCTAACCTGCGCTCGGCGATCCGGGAAGCTACGGCCTCACACTCCGCCAATGCCCTGTACTCCAGCGACCGCGAGCGCGTTGCCCAGCAGATCACGGAACAACTCGGGCGCGAGCTGAATAAACGCGGAGTCATTGTTGAGAACATCCTGTTGCGTGACATTCAACTTCCAGCCGCGCTAAAAACGTCGATCGAAACCAAACAACAGGCCGAACAGGAGTCATTGGCGATGAGTTTCCGCCTGCAAAAGGAGAAGCAAGAAGCCGAGCGCAAGCGTATCGAAGCGGCCGGTATTCGTGATTTTCAACAGATTGTGGCGCAGGGCATCAGCCCTCAACTGCTTGAATGGAAGGGCATCGAAGCCACCGAGACGCTTGCCAAAAGCTCCAACGCAAAGATCATCGTCATCGGTAACCCAAAGAACGGACTTCCTCTGATCCTGGGGCACCAATGA
- a CDS encoding GNAT family N-acetyltransferase has product MAPIIRLAGPGDVEGAGVICSRVLSGKLPYQYELNIGLEGCLNLVAEEEGRVIGYVSVLLRRWNPRGRNLWERVAPYLAFIGVIPERQSRGVGELLLRAAIRETVLRCPNEPQLFLEHAPDNRAARLYARVGFRTMSRDEVFRLTGLDVKGPVLCLGLHAEGAGAPVRPPCPASD; this is encoded by the coding sequence ATGGCGCCGATCATCCGCCTCGCCGGACCCGGAGATGTCGAAGGAGCGGGTGTCATCTGCAGCCGGGTGCTCTCCGGGAAGCTCCCGTACCAGTACGAACTGAACATCGGGCTGGAAGGATGCTTGAATCTCGTCGCCGAGGAGGAAGGCCGGGTGATCGGCTACGTCTCGGTGCTGCTGCGCCGGTGGAACCCGCGCGGAAGAAATCTGTGGGAGAGGGTCGCGCCCTATCTGGCGTTCATCGGCGTCATCCCCGAGAGGCAGAGCAGAGGCGTCGGGGAGCTGCTCTTGCGGGCCGCCATAAGGGAGACAGTGCTGCGTTGCCCGAACGAGCCGCAACTGTTCCTGGAACATGCGCCCGACAACCGGGCCGCACGGCTGTACGCGCGGGTCGGGTTCCGGACGATGTCCCGCGACGAAGTCTTCAGGCTTACCGGCCTGGATGTGAAGGGGCCGGTGCTGTGTCTCGGCCTCCATGCCGAGGGCGCAGGAGCGCCCGTCCGACCGCCTTGCCCGGCCTCCGACTGA
- a CDS encoding DoxX family protein produces the protein MNADRSRPAITALRWTIGIVIGIEAALFLFSPGQARAFRHSGMPDVIRIVLGGAELAGAVLFLLPATIAWGGCCLFATFVLAAAVHVLHGQPNVGNLIIYAMAVFAVLAQRPQRPAA, from the coding sequence ATGAACGCCGACCGCAGCCGGCCCGCGATCACCGCCCTGCGCTGGACGATCGGCATCGTCATCGGCATCGAAGCGGCGCTGTTCCTGTTCTCGCCGGGACAGGCGCGGGCCTTCCGCCACAGCGGGATGCCCGACGTCATCCGCATCGTGCTGGGCGGGGCGGAGCTCGCCGGCGCAGTCCTGTTCCTGCTCCCCGCCACCATCGCCTGGGGCGGCTGCTGCCTGTTCGCGACCTTCGTGCTGGCCGCAGCGGTACACGTGTTGCACGGACAGCCCAACGTCGGCAATCTGATCATCTATGCCATGGCGGTGTTTGCCGTGCTGGCGCAGCGGCCGCAGAGACCCGCGGCGTAG
- a CDS encoding ABC transporter ATP-binding protein: MAAIIQTENVTKVYRVGKVDVPALRGVSLAVERGQFVSIVGPSGSGKSTLFYILGGLTRASGGRVVVDGEDFARLSDAQRTAMRKSKIGFVFQKFNLLPTLDALGNITIAQDIAGGTLDRAHLERITKMLGIAERLGHRPSELSGGEQQRVALARALINKPAIVLADEPTGNLDSQNSEIVLRMLRQSNQELGQTVLMITHNPEAASYGDTIVHMRDGQIVPPDMDPQWSPHKPAV; the protein is encoded by the coding sequence ATGGCCGCCATCATCCAGACCGAGAACGTGACCAAGGTGTACCGCGTGGGCAAGGTGGACGTGCCCGCGCTGCGCGGGGTGTCGCTGGCCGTGGAGCGCGGGCAGTTCGTCTCCATCGTGGGCCCTTCGGGCAGCGGCAAGAGCACCCTGTTCTACATCCTGGGCGGGCTGACCCGCGCCAGCGGCGGGCGCGTGGTGGTCGACGGCGAGGACTTTGCCCGGCTCTCCGACGCCCAGCGCACCGCCATGCGCAAGAGCAAGATCGGGTTCGTCTTTCAGAAGTTCAATCTGCTGCCCACCCTCGATGCCCTGGGCAACATCACCATCGCGCAGGACATCGCCGGCGGCACCCTGGACCGCGCCCACCTGGAGCGCATCACCAAAATGCTGGGCATCGCCGAGCGCCTCGGCCACCGTCCCTCCGAGCTCTCCGGCGGCGAACAGCAGCGCGTGGCCCTGGCCCGCGCCCTCATCAACAAGCCCGCCATCGTGCTCGCCGACGAGCCCACCGGCAACCTCGATTCGCAGAACTCCGAGATCGTGCTCCGGATGCTGCGCCAGTCGAACCAGGAGTTGGGCCAGACCGTTCTCATGATCACCCACAATCCCGAGGCGGCCAGCTACGGCGACACCATCGTGCACATGCGCGACGGCCAGATTGTGCCTCCCGACATGGATCCGCAGTGGAGCCCGCACAAGCCCGCGGTTTGA
- a CDS encoding PilZ domain-containing protein, which produces MAQSGAHLEQWHTARRFPRVPITTSVEIHARRTQGAPIIGNIENVSVGGLLASCREHFDHQTEVAMLFSLPNGHAIRAFGRVTYAVPGKRYGIEFTDLDRDGRVELERFTQKMMGYNRRSGRVPYRVRLTVRPSDRPGEEEPAMTVLASRNGGLLVCRTPYTKGQEIYVGWPERETGAQARVVFQQVWEADQMVELGFEFLDQENFWELDFPEEGA; this is translated from the coding sequence ATGGCGCAAAGCGGGGCTCATCTGGAGCAGTGGCACACGGCGCGGCGGTTCCCTCGCGTCCCCATCACCACTTCCGTGGAGATCCACGCGCGGCGCACCCAGGGCGCGCCCATCATTGGCAATATCGAGAACGTGAGCGTGGGCGGGCTGCTGGCGTCGTGCCGCGAGCACTTCGACCACCAGACCGAAGTGGCGATGCTCTTCAGTCTGCCCAACGGCCACGCCATCCGGGCCTTCGGGCGGGTCACCTACGCCGTCCCGGGCAAGCGCTACGGCATCGAGTTCACCGACCTGGACCGCGACGGGCGGGTCGAACTGGAACGTTTCACGCAAAAGATGATGGGCTACAACCGGCGCAGCGGCCGGGTGCCCTATCGCGTGCGCCTCACCGTGCGTCCGTCCGACCGCCCGGGCGAAGAGGAGCCCGCGATGACGGTGCTGGCGAGCCGCAATGGCGGCCTGCTGGTCTGCCGAACTCCTTACACCAAGGGCCAGGAGATCTATGTTGGGTGGCCGGAACGGGAGACCGGGGCGCAGGCCCGAGTGGTCTTCCAGCAGGTGTGGGAGGCCGACCAAATGGTCGAGCTGGGCTTCGAGTTCCTGGACCAGGAGAACTTCTGGGAGCTCGATTTTCCCGAAGAGGGCGCCTAG
- a CDS encoding antibiotic biosynthesis monooxygenase, giving the protein MFTRLVEVTTKLGKTKEVAEIIQEKVLPILRKQPGFIDEIVLVSTAEANLIYAMSFWKNPEDAELYRREQYPKVEELLRPLLETNPKILTFDVDTFTTHKIALGKVA; this is encoded by the coding sequence ATGTTCACACGGCTAGTCGAAGTCACCACCAAGCTGGGCAAGACGAAAGAGGTTGCGGAGATCATCCAGGAGAAAGTACTGCCGATCCTGAGGAAGCAGCCGGGGTTTATCGATGAGATCGTGCTGGTGTCCACCGCGGAAGCGAATCTCATTTATGCGATGAGTTTCTGGAAGAACCCCGAGGATGCCGAACTCTACAGGCGGGAGCAGTACCCGAAGGTCGAAGAACTGCTGCGGCCTCTGCTGGAGACCAACCCGAAGATCCTCACCTTCGACGTGGACACTTTCACCACCCACAAGATCGCACTGGGAAAGGTCGCGTAA
- a CDS encoding response regulator yields MKAKRTILCVDDNEQALSIRKVMLETRGYRVVACSNGAEALEIFRRGGIDLVLSDLIMPGLDGTAVIDHVKAISPQTPTILFSGTIKVYERDTRADVFLPKGMYAASDLLERIRLLMVRKRGPKRAVLPVQAAPAVPQVPIAS; encoded by the coding sequence ATGAAGGCGAAGCGGACGATCCTCTGCGTTGACGACAATGAACAGGCCCTGTCCATCCGAAAAGTGATGCTGGAGACGCGCGGCTACCGTGTGGTCGCCTGCTCGAACGGCGCCGAGGCGCTGGAGATCTTCCGCCGCGGCGGCATCGACCTGGTGTTGAGCGACCTGATTATGCCCGGCCTGGACGGCACCGCGGTCATCGACCACGTCAAGGCCATCTCGCCGCAGACCCCGACAATCCTCTTCTCCGGCACCATCAAGGTGTACGAGCGTGACACCCGCGCCGACGTTTTCCTCCCCAAGGGGATGTATGCCGCCTCTGATCTGCTGGAGCGCATCCGCCTGCTGATGGTGCGCAAGCGCGGCCCCAAGCGGGCCGTGCTGCCGGTGCAGGCGGCCCCCGCCGTCCCCCAGGTCCCCATCGCCTCGTAG